A single genomic interval of Fibrobacter sp. UWB13 harbors:
- a CDS encoding aldehyde dehydrogenase family protein has product MNEIQGIDIKKIFDAQGENRWKIAQTSAKERIQKLKKLREAVVKYQEEFYEAVWQDFHKPRFEAWLSEIFPTIEEIDHTISHLKKWMKDKSASRVFFLPTSKSRLHYEPKGRVLIFAPWNYPFLLLVNPIISAIAAGNVIMAKPSHKTPHVSEVLVKMFKENFPENEIALIEGEGAEIGDKLLELPFDHVFFTGSPKVGAHIAEMAAKHHASITLELGGKSPTILLPGINVKKHIKQIAWGKTLNGGQTCIAPDYALCPEDKVQEFAEAFAEDIKRRFGDTEAKRHESKDLVHIVDKRATERHAALIKDAIAKGAKQVIGGVSDIENCYTPITVLTNVTPDMEIMKSEIFGPIMPIIAYKNLDEAIAFVQSRPKPLALYIFGTNKRDINYVLSHTTSGSTCVNNTIIQIENLEVPFGGVGMSGTGNYHGFFGFKTFSHERNIMEQKGFDAVTFFHPPYGIVPGYLRSKIQNFAEKALRFLKSM; this is encoded by the coding sequence ATGAACGAAATACAAGGGATTGATATCAAAAAGATTTTTGACGCTCAAGGAGAAAATCGCTGGAAAATAGCCCAGACGAGCGCCAAAGAGCGTATTCAAAAGCTAAAAAAGCTTCGCGAAGCCGTCGTGAAGTATCAAGAAGAGTTTTACGAAGCGGTTTGGCAGGACTTCCACAAGCCGCGTTTCGAAGCATGGCTCAGTGAAATTTTCCCGACCATCGAAGAAATCGACCACACCATCAGCCATCTGAAAAAATGGATGAAGGACAAAAGTGCAAGTCGCGTGTTCTTTTTGCCCACCTCCAAAAGCCGCCTCCACTACGAGCCCAAAGGTCGTGTGCTGATTTTTGCACCGTGGAACTATCCATTTTTGTTGCTTGTGAACCCGATTATTTCGGCGATTGCGGCAGGCAACGTGATTATGGCGAAGCCTTCGCACAAGACGCCGCACGTGAGTGAAGTTCTCGTGAAGATGTTTAAGGAGAACTTCCCAGAAAATGAAATTGCACTCATCGAAGGCGAAGGAGCTGAAATTGGAGACAAGTTATTAGAACTCCCGTTTGACCACGTGTTTTTTACAGGGAGTCCGAAGGTCGGCGCACACATTGCAGAAATGGCAGCCAAGCACCACGCCAGCATCACACTTGAGCTTGGCGGAAAGTCCCCCACGATTTTGCTCCCCGGCATAAACGTCAAGAAGCATATCAAGCAGATTGCCTGGGGCAAGACTTTGAACGGCGGGCAAACCTGCATTGCGCCGGATTACGCCCTTTGCCCAGAAGATAAAGTTCAAGAATTTGCAGAAGCTTTTGCCGAAGACATTAAACGCAGATTCGGCGATACCGAAGCCAAGCGTCACGAAAGCAAAGACCTTGTACACATCGTCGATAAGCGAGCCACAGAACGCCATGCTGCACTCATCAAGGATGCGATTGCCAAAGGCGCAAAGCAAGTCATCGGCGGAGTGAGCGATATCGAAAATTGCTACACGCCAATTACCGTACTCACAAACGTCACGCCCGACATGGAAATCATGAAGTCCGAAATTTTCGGACCGATTATGCCGATTATCGCCTACAAGAATCTTGACGAAGCGATTGCATTTGTACAAAGCCGCCCGAAACCGCTTGCGCTGTACATCTTCGGTACAAACAAACGCGATATCAATTACGTTTTGAGCCATACCACATCGGGTTCCACCTGCGTGAACAACACCATTATCCAAATCGAGAATTTGGAGGTTCCCTTTGGCGGTGTGGGCATGAGCGGTACAGGCAATTACCACGGATTTTTCGGATTCAAGACATTTAGCCATGAGCGCAACATCATGGAGCAAAAGGGATTTGATGCGGTGACATTTTTCCACCCGCCCTACGGAATTGTTCCGGGTTATTTGCGTTCAAAAATTCAAAATTTTGCAGAAAAAGCTTTGCGCTTTTTAAAGTCAATGTAG
- a CDS encoding gamma carbonic anhydrase family protein: MGSLIKYKGKAPQVGERVFIAEGACLVGDVSIGDDSSVFYNAVLRADLAEIKIGKRTNIQDNVSVHVSTGVGVNIGDEVTVGHGAVLHGCTIEDNVLVGMGAIIMDGALIMKNCIVGAGALVTAGKNFPENSLIVGSPAQIVRTLTAEEIKNVKIGVEHYLDAKDELLKNV; encoded by the coding sequence ATGGGTTCCTTAATTAAGTATAAAGGCAAAGCCCCGCAGGTGGGCGAGCGCGTGTTTATCGCCGAAGGCGCATGCCTGGTGGGCGATGTGAGCATTGGCGATGATTCGTCTGTTTTCTACAATGCGGTGTTGCGTGCCGATTTGGCAGAAATAAAAATTGGCAAGCGTACAAATATCCAGGATAATGTGAGTGTCCATGTTTCGACGGGTGTCGGTGTGAACATTGGCGACGAGGTGACTGTTGGTCATGGTGCGGTGCTTCACGGCTGCACGATTGAAGATAACGTTCTCGTGGGCATGGGCGCGATTATCATGGATGGTGCCCTTATTATGAAAAATTGCATTGTCGGTGCAGGCGCTCTTGTAACGGCTGGAAAAAATTTTCCTGAAAATTCCCTCATTGTGGGATCTCCGGCGCAAATCGTTAGAACACTGACGGCAGAAGAAATTAAAAACGTAAAGATTGGCGTAGAACACTACTTGGACGCAAAGGATGAACTTCTAAAAAATGTATAA
- a CDS encoding outer membrane beta-barrel protein: protein MNRLVALLSLVVLMASAVWAGPLSTPYTHNGLFASASVGLGYASFENADGTESLIADGFGMKLHGKLGYYIVQDLALHANLGYVMYSNFREAREGLPTYVDHDFYVLSSVYLGAGVTYYIPQWNNVFLGGSLGVTGYELDCHKYAGNTGLKAFSFDVDLGKDWWVSEHLALGASIAYNYGKYWSDDDGVFSSSSVMLMFSVTLN, encoded by the coding sequence ATGAATCGCCTCGTTGCTTTATTGTCGCTCGTTGTGTTGATGGCTTCGGCTGTTTGGGCTGGACCGCTTTCGACTCCCTATACGCATAACGGGCTATTTGCAAGTGCTTCTGTGGGCCTGGGCTACGCCTCCTTTGAAAATGCGGATGGCACAGAATCTCTGATTGCTGATGGCTTTGGGATGAAACTGCATGGCAAGCTGGGCTATTACATTGTGCAGGACTTGGCGTTGCATGCCAATTTGGGCTATGTGATGTATTCTAATTTCCGCGAAGCACGTGAAGGGCTCCCGACGTACGTAGACCATGATTTTTATGTGCTGAGCTCCGTCTACTTAGGCGCAGGCGTAACGTATTATATCCCCCAATGGAATAATGTGTTTTTGGGTGGCTCTCTAGGGGTTACCGGATATGAGCTTGATTGCCACAAGTATGCAGGGAATACAGGACTCAAGGCTTTTAGCTTTGATGTCGATCTTGGCAAGGATTGGTGGGTGAGTGAGCACTTGGCTTTGGGTGCGTCCATCGCGTATAATTATGGCAAATACTGGTCCGATGACGATGGCGTTTTTAGTTCGTCATCCGTGATGCTCATGTTCTCGGTAACATTGAATTAA
- a CDS encoding thioesterase family protein, whose translation MAVVMEENANPMKFEKLFKVTPEMIDENKHMNNVWAVQWVQDISIAHSDSVGATDVMYQFGCGWMIHTQFVEYKNQAFLGDEIRGTTWVAGYSKVASVRKCRFERVSDGKVVFESETQWVLMDMKKGRPFAIPQEIKDRFQVK comes from the coding sequence ATGGCTGTAGTGATGGAAGAAAATGCAAATCCGATGAAGTTTGAAAAGCTTTTCAAGGTGACGCCCGAGATGATTGACGAAAACAAGCACATGAACAATGTGTGGGCGGTGCAGTGGGTCCAGGATATTTCGATTGCTCATTCGGATTCCGTTGGTGCGACCGATGTCATGTACCAGTTCGGTTGCGGTTGGATGATCCATACGCAGTTTGTGGAATACAAGAATCAGGCGTTCTTGGGCGATGAAATCCGTGGTACGACTTGGGTCGCTGGCTACAGCAAGGTCGCGAGCGTACGCAAGTGCCGCTTTGAACGCGTTTCTGATGGCAAGGTCGTGTTTGAATCCGAGACGCAGTGGGTTCTCATGGATATGAAAAAGGGACGACCGTTCGCCATCCCTCAAGAAATTAAAGACCGCTTTCAAGTAAAGTAG
- the glgB gene encoding 1,4-alpha-glucan branching protein GlgB codes for MEWNDFTSLTAENMQAIWDFKTKDPFSILGIHPLETDRGIKTVIRTYQPQASFIRGESCDGTEEFDFVKLGDTGFFEAILDLEYKPFFYKLIIKQGDGIEYTLVDPYAFLPVLSDFDRHLIATGTHYELYRKLGANLIEHQGFKGVHFAVWAPNAHAVSVVGNFNSWDGRRHQMRMLGASGIWEIFIPNLGENELYRFEIHGADGNLHVKVDPLAKLAEVRPATASITTHLDGYEWGDDLYMKTHWATKVFGAPMNIYEVHAGSWRRDPANPDRFLNWDELSERLIPYLKEMGYTHVEFLPLAEHPLDESWGYQVTGYYSPTSRYGTPDQFRHFVDLCHQNEIGVILDWVPAHFPKDAHALGRFDGTACYEHADPRQGEHPHWGTYIFNLGRNEVKNFLIANAMYWLKEFHCDGLRVDAVASMLYLDYGKGPGEWVPNKDGGNINYDTLEFLKHLNSIMGRLTPHAILIAEESTSFPSITRPPEQGGLGFHYKWNMGWMNDFLSYIQHEPIHRKYHHNQLTFSMVYAYSENFIQVFSHDEVVHGKGSMLGKMPGDNWQKFANLRLTYAFQYAHPGKKLNFMGNEFGQFREWNEKRSLDWHLVSWDSHGKLLEMMKVLNHIYKENSPLWEIDHYYTGFEWIWCDDADNSIVSFVRKDDHGNMILCVFNFTPVVRNDYRLGAPARGAWKEIFNTDAAMFGGSNVGNLGEVWTQDIPWQNRQCSLNIKLPPLAAVYFKLER; via the coding sequence ATGGAATGGAACGATTTCACGAGCCTGACCGCAGAAAACATGCAGGCAATTTGGGACTTCAAGACTAAAGACCCGTTTTCAATTTTAGGTATCCACCCGCTCGAAACCGATCGCGGGATCAAGACCGTCATCCGCACCTACCAGCCGCAGGCTAGCTTTATCCGCGGTGAATCGTGCGACGGCACTGAAGAATTTGACTTTGTGAAGCTTGGCGACACTGGATTTTTCGAAGCCATCCTCGACTTGGAATACAAGCCGTTCTTTTACAAGCTCATCATCAAGCAGGGCGACGGCATCGAATACACGCTCGTCGATCCGTATGCTTTCTTGCCGGTCCTCAGCGACTTTGACCGCCACCTGATTGCAACAGGCACGCACTACGAACTTTACCGCAAGCTCGGCGCCAACCTCATCGAACACCAGGGTTTCAAAGGCGTACACTTCGCCGTCTGGGCTCCGAACGCACACGCCGTTTCTGTAGTCGGCAACTTCAACAGCTGGGACGGTCGCCGTCACCAGATGCGCATGCTCGGTGCAAGTGGCATTTGGGAAATCTTCATTCCGAATCTTGGTGAAAACGAACTTTACCGTTTTGAAATTCACGGTGCCGACGGGAACCTCCATGTGAAGGTAGACCCGCTTGCAAAGCTCGCCGAAGTCCGCCCGGCAACCGCCTCCATCACAACGCACCTCGACGGTTACGAATGGGGCGACGATCTTTACATGAAGACGCACTGGGCGACAAAGGTCTTTGGCGCTCCGATGAACATTTACGAAGTCCACGCCGGTTCCTGGCGTCGCGACCCGGCTAATCCGGACCGTTTCCTCAACTGGGACGAACTCTCCGAACGCCTCATCCCGTACCTCAAGGAAATGGGATACACGCACGTGGAATTCTTGCCGCTCGCCGAACACCCGCTCGATGAATCCTGGGGCTACCAGGTCACCGGTTACTACTCCCCCACGAGCCGCTACGGCACGCCGGACCAGTTCCGCCACTTTGTGGACCTTTGCCACCAGAACGAAATCGGCGTGATTTTGGACTGGGTTCCAGCCCACTTCCCGAAGGATGCACACGCTCTCGGACGTTTCGACGGCACCGCCTGCTACGAGCACGCCGACCCGCGTCAGGGCGAACACCCGCACTGGGGCACATACATCTTTAACCTCGGCCGTAACGAAGTCAAGAACTTCCTCATCGCAAACGCGATGTACTGGCTCAAGGAATTCCACTGCGACGGTCTCCGCGTCGACGCTGTGGCCTCCATGCTTTACCTCGACTACGGTAAGGGTCCGGGCGAATGGGTGCCGAACAAGGACGGCGGCAACATCAACTATGACACGCTCGAATTCCTGAAGCACTTGAACAGCATCATGGGTCGCTTGACCCCGCATGCCATCCTCATCGCCGAAGAATCGACAAGCTTCCCGAGCATCACTCGCCCGCCAGAGCAGGGCGGTCTCGGCTTCCACTACAAGTGGAACATGGGCTGGATGAACGACTTCTTGAGCTACATCCAGCATGAACCGATCCACCGCAAGTACCACCACAACCAGCTTACGTTCAGCATGGTCTACGCTTATTCTGAAAACTTCATACAAGTTTTCAGCCATGACGAAGTGGTGCACGGCAAGGGTTCCATGCTCGGCAAGATGCCTGGCGACAACTGGCAGAAGTTTGCAAACCTCCGCCTCACCTACGCTTTCCAGTACGCACACCCGGGCAAGAAGCTCAACTTCATGGGCAACGAATTCGGTCAGTTCCGCGAATGGAACGAAAAGCGTTCGCTCGACTGGCACTTGGTCAGCTGGGATAGCCACGGCAAGCTCCTCGAAATGATGAAGGTCTTAAACCACATCTACAAGGAAAATTCTCCGCTGTGGGAAATCGACCATTACTACACCGGCTTTGAATGGATTTGGTGCGACGATGCCGACAACTCCATCGTAAGCTTTGTCCGCAAGGATGACCATGGCAACATGATTCTCTGCGTGTTCAACTTCACGCCGGTTGTCCGTAACGATTACCGCCTGGGCGCTCCTGCTCGCGGTGCTTGGAAAGAAATTTTCAACACCGATGCAGCCATGTTCGGCGGATCTAACGTCGGTAATCTCGGTGAAGTCTGGACGCAAGACATTCCGTGGCAGAATCGCCAGTGCAGCTTAAACATCAAGCTTCCGCCTCTTGCGGCAGTCTACTTCAAACTCGAAAGATAA
- a CDS encoding tyrosine recombinase, with translation MSLNSNRLDAFLSHLGVERSLSPVTIQSYQEDLRHFIAWLDDNGIDLKELKPEKLDEFLTLTAGQDEYSPTSVARHFSSLRGFLKYMQNQGEYDYSTESMLATPKLGHYLPQYLTREEIDSVFESAANGRNPLRDTALIELMYSGGLRISEALSIKLSQIDLENEWLLPIGKGNKQRLVPLGSKAKDNLRAWIDEGRPLTHPTADNIILNSRGKPMTRMGAWKIVQQHTMHLSKQVSPHTFRHSFATHCLEAGMDLRVLQELLGHADISTTQIYTHVDKDFIKVEHRSFHPRETAQARVEGKAL, from the coding sequence ATGAGTCTCAATTCTAACCGTCTGGACGCTTTTCTTTCGCACCTCGGGGTGGAAAGAAGCCTGTCTCCGGTAACTATTCAAAGTTACCAGGAGGATTTGAGACATTTTATAGCCTGGCTAGACGATAACGGCATTGACCTTAAGGAGCTGAAGCCCGAAAAGCTGGACGAGTTCCTGACGCTTACGGCGGGGCAGGATGAGTATTCTCCGACATCGGTTGCGAGGCATTTCTCGAGCTTGCGCGGGTTCCTCAAGTACATGCAAAACCAGGGCGAGTACGATTACAGCACGGAATCGATGCTTGCGACTCCGAAGCTCGGGCATTACCTGCCGCAGTACCTGACCCGCGAAGAAATCGATAGCGTTTTTGAAAGTGCCGCAAATGGTCGGAATCCACTCCGTGATACGGCTCTGATTGAGCTCATGTACAGTGGAGGGCTCCGCATTTCGGAAGCGCTTAGTATAAAGCTCTCGCAAATCGATCTTGAGAACGAATGGCTTTTGCCGATTGGCAAGGGCAATAAGCAGCGCCTTGTACCGCTCGGGAGCAAGGCGAAGGATAATCTCCGCGCATGGATTGATGAAGGGCGCCCCTTAACGCACCCGACGGCTGACAATATTATTCTCAATTCGCGAGGGAAGCCTATGACTCGCATGGGGGCGTGGAAAATTGTGCAGCAGCATACGATGCATTTGAGCAAGCAAGTCTCACCGCATACGTTCCGCCATAGCTTTGCGACGCACTGCCTGGAGGCTGGCATGGACTTGCGCGTTTTGCAGGAACTTCTCGGGCATGCAGACATCAGTACCACGCAGATTTACACGCACGTCGATAAAGACTTTATCAAGGTTGAACATCGTAGCTTCCATCCGAGGGAGACCGCACAGGCAAGAGTCGAAGGTAAAGCGCTTTAG
- a CDS encoding carbohydrate binding domain-containing protein has product MIKQSLKVASLAVLGLSVTAAMAQPKRPHLAVYKFFDEQYRPGGYDYSYGGTSKGVTITKSGGYKSKAALNIKLDPKEYSGASICLYNEFFDLNKYMLDSKVEFMIKGKHGGEAVKVGLLDEEVSDGKKTQVVLPMNKYIEGGAVTTDWKKVSIPLVDFPDRGLYWDNTRKSEFPARIDWDKIAEIRFSIDKSAASEFEVWVDNIEIVKGNKKAAPKKQMVYWDENNDIIDGPKNPEKLDGKAKTLATFYDNQVKGFAYSYGGLTAQREAQSKTPGNKNVLAMYIDNNDWSGVTYSLGEGKYIDLSKVRNKGGLYFWIKGKLGGEKLYVGILDNQGNDVKSQTKLGLNDWIKVSKDWQLVKIPLKRFMDKGKAWDANKQAEVAKDIQWNKIQEIRFSVGKGENAGEPGKPAPVTVFVDQITFTENIDWVDPDLKWDSFKSNAPDLVITDFESKYAKDKWEPSMGPKSQLRFKIENCPEFKSNCLNVEHYLLADWVDVVFDMKKTGRPATDRDWTKHWGIMFDVYSEKAWQSITVQVQDAGNEIFVSNVGAPKGKTTLLVPFRTFGKFPYYQPPEAVENGIFDLKGVVNLDFKPSGEGTAGGFKIDNVRLTNQREVKAKERPAVIKVLVKGEKEVLNPEISGGLFGINAALWDGDMLDNKNFKVQTREFAKRINHGIIRYPGGLRADDDHWKEILDNHDWMVDTDEFLEWLKKTGSNAMFTVNFGSGTEKEAADWVKHTNIDKKAGILYWEIGNEIYGNWHPYYEKYGKDGGTIYGKRARKFIEAMKKVDPTIKVAVLGVLEGDWNEKVLAETGDIADGLIVHHYPQHFGEENDFAMLSAPQTLTAIYERLHKVVDKWTAKFNKSKKIELWLTEWNSVDFNPGPQTLSVENGLFVADYLGMLATENVDNAQYWDIHNDITPEGGDYGYLTRSGEECMNCPRPSYWAFQMASDALRGKLMKTTIKGDEDALLTAYYTVNGNKKQLLLVNKSPYSEFDIKLDIPGFKGKASVQTLDKSSEKLKEGWANDPSKKAKTVDISKGIKVGKRTLTLITLN; this is encoded by the coding sequence ATGATTAAGCAATCATTGAAAGTTGCCTCGCTCGCCGTCCTCGGCTTGAGCGTTACAGCTGCAATGGCTCAGCCGAAACGTCCGCATCTGGCTGTGTACAAGTTCTTCGATGAACAGTACCGTCCGGGTGGATACGATTACTCTTACGGCGGCACGAGCAAGGGTGTCACCATCACCAAGTCTGGTGGTTACAAGTCCAAGGCTGCCTTGAACATCAAGCTGGACCCGAAGGAATACTCCGGTGCTTCCATCTGCCTTTACAATGAATTTTTCGACTTGAACAAGTACATGCTTGATTCCAAGGTCGAATTCATGATCAAGGGTAAGCATGGTGGCGAAGCTGTCAAGGTCGGTCTTCTCGACGAAGAAGTCTCTGATGGCAAGAAGACTCAGGTCGTGCTTCCGATGAACAAGTACATCGAAGGCGGTGCTGTGACGACGGATTGGAAGAAGGTTTCCATTCCTCTCGTGGACTTCCCGGACCGTGGTCTCTACTGGGACAACACCCGCAAGTCCGAATTCCCGGCTCGTATCGACTGGGACAAGATTGCTGAAATCCGTTTCTCCATTGACAAGAGCGCTGCAAGCGAATTCGAAGTCTGGGTCGACAACATCGAAATCGTGAAGGGTAACAAGAAGGCTGCTCCGAAGAAGCAGATGGTCTACTGGGACGAAAACAATGATATCATTGACGGTCCAAAGAACCCGGAAAAGCTCGACGGCAAGGCCAAGACGCTCGCTACGTTCTATGACAACCAGGTCAAGGGTTTTGCCTATAGCTATGGTGGCCTCACCGCTCAGCGTGAAGCTCAGTCCAAGACTCCGGGCAACAAGAACGTGCTCGCCATGTACATCGACAACAACGACTGGTCCGGCGTGACCTACTCGCTTGGCGAAGGCAAGTACATCGACCTTTCCAAGGTCCGCAACAAGGGCGGCCTCTACTTCTGGATCAAGGGTAAGCTCGGCGGCGAAAAGCTCTATGTCGGTATCCTCGACAACCAGGGCAACGACGTGAAGAGCCAGACCAAGCTTGGCCTCAATGACTGGATCAAGGTCTCCAAGGATTGGCAGCTCGTCAAGATTCCTCTGAAGCGCTTCATGGACAAGGGTAAGGCTTGGGACGCTAACAAGCAGGCCGAAGTCGCTAAGGACATCCAGTGGAACAAGATTCAGGAAATCCGTTTCTCTGTCGGCAAGGGCGAAAACGCAGGCGAACCGGGCAAGCCGGCACCTGTGACGGTCTTCGTTGACCAGATTACGTTTACTGAAAATATCGACTGGGTTGACCCGGATCTCAAGTGGGATTCCTTCAAGTCCAACGCTCCGGATCTCGTCATTACGGATTTCGAAAGCAAGTATGCTAAGGACAAGTGGGAACCGTCCATGGGTCCGAAGTCCCAGCTCCGCTTCAAGATCGAAAATTGCCCGGAATTCAAGAGCAACTGCTTGAATGTCGAACATTACCTCCTCGCCGACTGGGTCGATGTGGTGTTTGACATGAAGAAGACTGGCCGCCCGGCAACGGATCGCGACTGGACCAAGCACTGGGGCATCATGTTCGATGTCTATTCCGAAAAGGCTTGGCAGTCCATTACCGTCCAGGTGCAGGATGCAGGCAACGAAATCTTCGTTTCCAACGTCGGTGCTCCGAAGGGCAAGACGACCCTTCTCGTTCCGTTCCGCACGTTCGGCAAGTTCCCGTACTACCAGCCGCCTGAGGCTGTCGAAAACGGCATCTTTGACCTCAAGGGTGTTGTCAACCTCGACTTCAAGCCGAGTGGCGAAGGTACTGCCGGTGGCTTCAAGATCGATAACGTCCGCTTGACCAACCAGCGCGAAGTGAAGGCTAAGGAACGTCCGGCTGTCATCAAGGTCTTGGTGAAGGGCGAAAAGGAAGTTCTCAACCCGGAAATCTCTGGTGGCTTGTTCGGTATCAACGCAGCCCTTTGGGACGGCGACATGCTCGACAACAAGAACTTCAAGGTTCAGACTCGTGAATTTGCAAAGCGCATCAACCACGGCATTATCCGTTATCCGGGTGGTCTCCGTGCTGATGACGACCACTGGAAGGAAATCCTCGACAACCACGACTGGATGGTCGACACCGACGAATTCCTCGAATGGTTGAAGAAGACTGGCTCTAACGCCATGTTCACTGTGAACTTCGGTTCCGGCACTGAAAAGGAAGCTGCTGACTGGGTCAAGCACACGAACATCGACAAGAAGGCCGGCATCCTCTACTGGGAAATCGGTAACGAAATCTACGGTAACTGGCATCCGTATTACGAAAAGTATGGTAAGGACGGCGGTACCATCTATGGTAAGCGCGCTCGTAAGTTCATCGAAGCCATGAAAAAAGTTGATCCGACCATCAAGGTGGCTGTGCTCGGCGTTCTCGAAGGCGACTGGAACGAAAAGGTCCTTGCTGAAACGGGTGACATCGCTGACGGTCTTATCGTCCACCACTACCCGCAGCACTTCGGTGAAGAAAACGACTTCGCTATGCTCTCTGCTCCGCAGACCCTCACTGCAATCTACGAACGCTTGCACAAGGTCGTGGACAAGTGGACTGCAAAGTTCAACAAGAGCAAGAAGATCGAACTCTGGCTCACCGAATGGAACTCTGTTGACTTCAACCCGGGTCCGCAGACCTTGTCTGTCGAAAACGGCTTGTTCGTCGCTGACTACCTCGGTATGCTCGCTACTGAAAACGTCGACAACGCTCAGTACTGGGATATTCACAACGACATCACTCCGGAAGGCGGTGACTACGGTTACTTGACCCGTTCTGGTGAAGAATGCATGAACTGCCCGCGCCCGAGCTACTGGGCATTCCAGATGGCTTCCGACGCTCTCCGTGGCAAGCTCATGAAGACCACCATCAAGGGTGACGAAGACGCTCTCCTTACCGCTTACTACACTGTAAACGGCAACAAGAAGCAGCTCCTCCTCGTGAACAAGAGCCCGTACAGCGAATTCGACATCAAGCTTGACATTCCGGGCTTCAAGGGCAAGGCTTCTGTCCAGACTCTCGACAAGAGCTCTGAAAAGCTCAAAGAAGGCTGGGCAAACGATCCGTCCAAGAAGGCTAAGACTGTCGATATCTCTAAGGGTATCAAGGTCGGCAAGCGCACTCTTACTCTCATCACTTTGAACTAA
- a CDS encoding iron-containing alcohol dehydrogenase gives MASFFYRFACRAFQKTFFIGIHFMPWREPQLIHGAGSLQQLPNQLKANNVSNVLLVTDVFLAQTEHFQNIKKYLEEAGIKYSIYDQTIPNPTIDNINDAARIYRKNKCNGLVAFGGGSAIDCAKGVGIRIVRRWTPISFMRGTLRVLRKIPYLVAIPTTAGTGSEATVAAVISNPQTHEKYPINDFVLIPRLAILDANITLDLPANLTATTGMDALTHAIEAYIGYSNFGGSEEAAITAGQLIIENIQNAYRDGHNIKARENLQKAAYLAGYAFTRAYVGYVHAIAHSLGGMYHTPHGLANAVILPHVLEFYGETCEKRLGTFAKAIGAVPSELDNHEASKVFIMQIRELNRSMDIPEHLEFIQTEDIPRLAKSASKEANPLYPVPKILNAKELETLYRIVKGTKL, from the coding sequence ATGGCATCTTTCTTTTACAGATTCGCCTGTCGCGCTTTCCAAAAAACATTCTTCATTGGCATACACTTTATGCCTTGGCGCGAGCCGCAGCTCATTCACGGCGCCGGGAGTTTGCAACAGCTTCCCAACCAGCTCAAAGCGAATAACGTAAGCAACGTTCTCCTCGTCACAGACGTATTCTTGGCACAAACAGAGCACTTCCAGAATATCAAAAAATACTTGGAAGAAGCAGGCATCAAGTATTCAATTTACGACCAGACGATCCCAAATCCGACGATTGACAACATCAATGACGCCGCCCGCATTTACCGCAAGAACAAATGCAACGGACTTGTTGCGTTTGGCGGAGGTTCAGCAATCGACTGCGCGAAGGGTGTGGGCATACGCATTGTAAGGCGTTGGACACCGATTTCGTTTATGCGAGGGACGCTACGCGTTCTTCGCAAGATTCCATATCTCGTAGCCATCCCGACGACGGCGGGGACAGGAAGCGAAGCGACTGTGGCCGCCGTGATTTCTAATCCGCAGACACATGAGAAGTATCCGATTAACGATTTCGTCTTGATTCCGCGCCTTGCGATTCTCGACGCCAATATCACGCTCGACTTGCCCGCAAATCTTACGGCAACCACTGGCATGGATGCGCTCACGCACGCCATTGAAGCCTACATCGGCTACAGCAATTTCGGCGGAAGCGAAGAAGCTGCCATCACCGCAGGGCAATTGATTATCGAAAATATCCAGAATGCCTATCGCGATGGACACAATATCAAGGCTCGTGAAAACTTGCAGAAAGCGGCATACCTCGCTGGTTACGCATTCACTCGCGCTTACGTTGGCTACGTTCACGCCATTGCACATAGCCTTGGCGGTATGTACCACACGCCTCACGGGCTTGCAAACGCAGTCATTCTGCCACACGTTCTAGAGTTTTACGGTGAAACCTGCGAAAAGCGTCTTGGAACATTTGCAAAAGCCATCGGTGCAGTTCCCTCGGAACTCGACAACCATGAAGCCTCCAAAGTCTTCATTATGCAGATTCGCGAGCTGAACCGTTCGATGGACATTCCGGAGCACTTGGAATTTATCCAAACCGAGGACATTCCAAGACTCGCAAAGTCGGCAAGCAAGGAAGCAAACCCGCTTTACCCAGTGCCGAAAATATTAAATGCGAAAGAGCTCGAAACACTCTATCGCATTGTGAAAGGGACGAAGTTGTAA